A single genomic interval of Streptococcus oralis subsp. dentisani harbors:
- a CDS encoding CapA family protein, which produces MEKRQDRRSRGSLYGLLKSSIAFFRNYKSWTNAQFITVLLLAVALSMGLNLLVRAVQGSKGTSPSSQTLDSAQTSGQSKENQSDETTARIMANGDLLYHIPIYRTALKEDGSYDFHENFEYVKPWLKQADLVLGDFEGTVNKDHYLAGYPLFNAPGEVMDAIKDAGYQVLDLAHNHILDSQIEGVVSTAQAIEKAGMTPIGVYTHESRDQAPIVIKEVNGIKVALLAYSYGFNGIEQYISQEDYNRYLSDLNEDKMKAEIERAEKEADITVIMPQMGIEYQLEPTEEQKTLYHKMIDWGADIIFGGHPHVVEPAETVEKDGDKKLIIYSMGNFLSNQRIETMQDEENAKWTERGVLMDVTIKKKDGKTRIETAKAHPTWVNRTPKGTYSPEGYPLFLYQTYILEDFIEGGSHRDKLDEATKERIDTAYKEMNEHVGLKW; this is translated from the coding sequence ATGGAAAAGCGACAAGATAGACGGTCTCGTGGTTCTCTTTATGGATTGTTGAAGAGTAGTATTGCTTTCTTTAGGAATTATAAATCTTGGACCAATGCCCAGTTTATTACGGTATTGCTACTTGCAGTTGCCTTGTCCATGGGATTGAACTTGCTGGTTCGAGCAGTACAAGGTAGCAAGGGAACGAGTCCTAGTAGCCAAACTCTTGATTCTGCTCAGACGTCTGGTCAATCCAAGGAAAATCAGTCTGATGAAACGACAGCCCGTATCATGGCAAATGGTGACCTTCTCTACCATATTCCTATCTACCGAACAGCTCTGAAAGAAGACGGTAGCTACGATTTCCACGAAAATTTTGAATATGTAAAACCATGGCTCAAGCAAGCGGATTTAGTGCTTGGTGACTTTGAAGGAACGGTGAACAAGGATCACTATTTGGCAGGTTATCCTCTCTTTAATGCACCTGGAGAAGTCATGGATGCAATAAAAGATGCAGGCTATCAAGTTCTAGACTTGGCTCACAATCACATCTTGGATTCTCAGATAGAGGGAGTGGTTTCAACGGCTCAAGCTATTGAAAAGGCAGGAATGACACCCATAGGAGTCTACACACATGAATCCCGTGACCAAGCCCCTATAGTCATCAAGGAAGTCAATGGAATCAAGGTAGCTCTCCTGGCCTATTCCTACGGTTTTAATGGCATTGAGCAGTATATCTCTCAAGAGGACTATAATCGCTATCTTTCTGATTTGAATGAAGATAAGATGAAGGCAGAAATCGAGCGTGCTGAGAAGGAAGCGGATATTACTGTCATCATGCCTCAGATGGGAATTGAGTACCAGCTAGAACCGACGGAAGAACAGAAAACACTGTACCACAAGATGATTGACTGGGGAGCTGATATTATCTTTGGAGGCCATCCTCACGTCGTTGAACCTGCTGAGACGGTTGAAAAAGATGGTGACAAAAAACTGATCATCTACTCCATGGGAAATTTTCTCTCAAATCAGCGCATTGAAACCATGCAAGATGAGGAAAATGCCAAGTGGACGGAGCGCGGTGTTCTCATGGATGTGACCATTAAGAAAAAAGATGGCAAGACAAGGATTGAAACGGCTAAAGCGCATCCGACTTGGGTCAATCGGACGCCTAAAGGAACATACTCTCCAGAAGGTTATCCGCTCTTCCTCTATCAGACCTATATCCTAGAGGACTTCATTGAGGGGGGCAGCCACCGTGACAAGTTGGATGAGGCGACCAAGGAACGAATTGACACGGCCTATAAAGAAATGAATGAACATGTAGGGTTGAAGTGGTAG